The following proteins are encoded in a genomic region of Candidatus Nitrospira nitrificans:
- a CDS encoding response regulator: MVAEAPRILLADDEDTFRRSTARLLEQEGYQCDCAQDSQEAGRVLTKEHDALISDIRMPGNMQFEFLRDVRGRFPLLPIVLVTGYPSVQTAVESLRLSFTDYLIKPVDWPDLRRAVADAVKKSGLVRMTTSAREEAGRLVASLEQLQENLPRLNSGANERELAWSLDTFLAQGFSSMAIVSSRIRSVLASQMQGRAEAPMDVCRMMECPRLAVYREALEGTVEALAKTKHSFRSKELGLLRAKIEQLLREDV; encoded by the coding sequence ATGGTTGCTGAAGCTCCGAGGATTCTCTTGGCCGATGATGAAGATACCTTTCGTCGCTCGACGGCAAGGCTGTTGGAGCAGGAGGGATATCAGTGTGACTGCGCGCAGGATTCTCAGGAAGCCGGCCGGGTGCTGACAAAGGAACACGATGCGCTCATTTCAGACATTCGGATGCCTGGCAACATGCAATTCGAATTTCTCCGAGACGTCCGTGGCCGATTTCCCCTGCTTCCGATCGTGCTGGTGACGGGCTATCCCTCCGTTCAAACGGCCGTTGAATCGCTTCGTTTGTCGTTCACGGATTATTTGATCAAGCCGGTGGATTGGCCGGATCTGCGCCGGGCGGTGGCCGACGCGGTCAAGAAGAGCGGTCTTGTGCGCATGACCACCTCGGCGCGAGAAGAAGCCGGTCGGCTCGTGGCGTCCTTGGAGCAGCTTCAGGAAAACTTGCCTCGGCTGAACAGTGGCGCCAACGAGCGAGAGTTGGCATGGTCGCTCGATACGTTCCTGGCCCAAGGTTTCTCGTCGATGGCGATCGTGTCTTCCCGGATCCGGTCCGTGCTGGCCAGTCAGATGCAAGGCCGCGCCGAGGCGCCCATGGATGTGTGCCGCATGATGGAATGCCCGAGACTCGCCGTGTATCGGGAAGCGCTGGAGGGGACGGTGGAGGCGCTCGCCAAGACCAAACACTCGTTCCGGTCCAAGGAGCTGGGGTTGCTCAGGGCCAAAATCGAGCAGTTGCTCCGCGAAGATGTATGA
- a CDS encoding PAS domain S-box protein has protein sequence MAGKKPKGRRVLKGSPNNSKQRSYTRAVAGSQPNRALGSETAERRQLEAALLEAHAVIELAMEGISKLDDRGHYVFMNAQYAALLGYRPEELIGRSWEITVSSEDRTVVSDAFAHMLAIGRAEAEIQAVKKDGSLIYKHVVIVKPNGLAGKIHGHFCFMRDVTQRKREDVFLLAEKQALELVAQGAGLEEVLTFICRTIEAQTAPMLTSMMLVTEDGTHLRCVAAPSLPEEYNRAVDGMSIGPTVGSCGSAVYYGKPSIVTDIEEDLLWKDSIQLARAHGLRACWSQPILSSTGTVLGTFAAYYREPRAPTPAESTVVERAGHLAAMVIQHIRMNEALREREQRHRSVVAAMAEGIVIQDQDGRIRSCNAGACRILGLTEDQMVGRTSLDPRWRAIHEDGSPFPGDTHPATETLRTGRACEKVIMGVHRPDGTLVWVSINTQPITVGENKLPSGVVASFRDITERKRADAAQRESEERLRALYDDNPSMYFTVTSDGGILSVNRFGAQQLGYQTEELIGGQVSDIVHEEDQAFVRQELAQAFADAMGGVKSLEFRKRTKEGTVIWVRERLRIVRAGEVESVALIVCEDISARKKMEAALVEREEHLRLFIEHSPVSLAMFDREMRYLAVSRRWREAYRVGDGPLIGRSHYEIFPEIPERWRTIHRRCLDGAVECCEEDPFVRADGRIDWIRWEIHPWRTAEGEVGGIIMFTEVITARKQMEDGLRRAGFAMDHAVDAVYWIDRQARILYANDAARAMLGYTADELLGMTVHDLNPDVPPEAWPEWWAETKEKKVVSLEGVHLTKDGRRIPIEIRVSFLAYDGREFHCAFVRDIREQRRLDGALRASQERFELAARATNDGIWDWNILTGERYWSDRHLELFGLEPRAVTPTYATWIGLVHPDDADRVHQATCRHLETREPYDIEARVRMKDGCYRWVRDRGQAVWDSAGRPVRMVGSISDVTEQRNVEEAILKAHAELEQRVHERTRELAMANQLLQDEILVRKQVEDRLQRTQYAVDHASDQIFLIATDGRLLDVNEAACRRLGHTKQELLAMSMTDLDPDYSRELWGRSCEEFKRTGQLRLETRHRSKSGEIYPVEVVANCLSHEGQELDYAVVRDITERKQAEQAVQESELRYKLLTEATFDGIALHDQGILLEVNTGLERMFRYGPGELIGRPILDLVGDESREQVIANMRNDVRGPYEAIGLRKDGTTFPGEVVVRPYRYRGKDVRLVAGRDITERKHLEMERTRYTEELERQVVERTAEIARLESQRVQTERLAALGRLAAGVAHEINNPIAGIKNAFELVKQAVDPAHAQYEFVGLIDREIARVSSIVQNMYQLYRRESGKVEAVDLRTMIGDIEALFAKQLQQRRLTLVVEAAPTFDRLDAPRSDLLQVLMNLLNNAIDCSREGGTIMMTIREEAGGIRIAVADQGTGISPEVLSHIFDPFFTTKTEGEQKGMGLGLSISQSLVAAMGGRIDVQTQLGQGSIFSVLLPGHGVMAGPPDQRHINKEVITHGC, from the coding sequence GTGGCTGGTAAAAAACCGAAGGGCCGAAGGGTGTTGAAAGGCTCGCCTAATAACTCGAAACAGCGGAGCTATACGCGAGCCGTTGCAGGCTCTCAACCCAATAGAGCTCTAGGCTCGGAGACGGCTGAACGCCGGCAGCTCGAAGCGGCGTTGCTCGAAGCACATGCGGTCATCGAGTTGGCGATGGAAGGCATCTCGAAACTCGATGACAGGGGACACTATGTCTTTATGAACGCGCAATATGCCGCTCTGCTGGGCTATCGTCCGGAGGAATTGATCGGACGATCCTGGGAGATCACGGTCTCTTCGGAGGACCGGACAGTTGTGTCAGACGCCTTCGCCCACATGCTCGCGATCGGGAGAGCGGAGGCGGAAATTCAGGCGGTAAAAAAAGACGGCAGTCTGATCTATAAGCACGTCGTGATTGTGAAGCCCAATGGACTGGCGGGTAAAATCCATGGCCATTTTTGTTTCATGAGGGACGTCACGCAACGAAAGAGAGAGGACGTCTTCCTTTTGGCTGAAAAACAAGCACTGGAACTCGTGGCGCAGGGTGCCGGACTCGAGGAGGTGCTCACCTTCATTTGCCGGACTATCGAAGCGCAGACGGCTCCGATGCTCACCTCGATGATGCTGGTCACAGAGGACGGAACTCATCTCCGCTGTGTCGCCGCGCCCAGCCTGCCCGAGGAGTACAATCGCGCAGTGGACGGCATGTCCATCGGACCGACCGTCGGCTCCTGCGGCAGCGCCGTCTACTACGGAAAGCCGTCGATTGTGACGGATATCGAGGAGGATCTTCTGTGGAAGGACTCTATTCAACTCGCGCGGGCACATGGCTTGCGAGCCTGTTGGTCTCAACCGATTCTCAGTTCAACGGGGACGGTGCTCGGGACCTTTGCCGCGTACTATCGGGAGCCACGCGCACCGACTCCCGCTGAATCGACGGTCGTCGAGCGGGCCGGCCACCTGGCGGCCATGGTGATTCAACATATCAGGATGAACGAGGCCCTGCGTGAGAGGGAACAACGGCATCGGAGCGTCGTGGCGGCGATGGCGGAAGGGATCGTCATTCAGGACCAGGATGGACGCATACGCTCGTGCAACGCCGGCGCCTGCCGGATTCTAGGACTGACCGAAGACCAGATGGTGGGCCGCACCTCGCTCGATCCACGGTGGCGCGCGATCCACGAAGACGGCTCGCCGTTTCCCGGGGACACCCATCCGGCGACGGAGACGCTCCGAACCGGCCGCGCCTGTGAAAAGGTCATCATGGGTGTGCATCGGCCGGACGGGACGCTCGTATGGGTTTCAATCAACACGCAGCCCATCACCGTGGGCGAGAACAAGCTGCCGTCAGGCGTGGTCGCGTCGTTTCGTGACATCACCGAGCGCAAACGAGCGGACGCGGCTCAACGGGAAAGCGAGGAACGTCTACGCGCCTTGTACGATGACAATCCCTCCATGTATTTCACGGTGACGTCGGACGGCGGTATTCTGTCCGTGAACCGCTTCGGAGCTCAGCAGCTGGGGTACCAGACGGAGGAGCTGATCGGCGGACAGGTCTCCGACATCGTGCATGAAGAGGACCAGGCATTCGTTCGTCAGGAACTGGCCCAGGCCTTCGCCGATGCGATGGGCGGCGTCAAGTCATTGGAGTTCAGGAAAAGAACAAAGGAAGGAACAGTCATCTGGGTGCGAGAGCGGTTGCGGATCGTGCGCGCGGGAGAAGTTGAATCAGTGGCGCTCATCGTCTGCGAAGACATCTCCGCCCGAAAAAAGATGGAGGCGGCGTTGGTCGAGCGAGAGGAGCATTTGCGGCTGTTCATCGAGCACAGCCCGGTCTCGTTGGCCATGTTCGACCGGGAGATGCGGTATCTGGCGGTCAGTCGTCGGTGGCGGGAGGCGTATCGTGTCGGCGATGGACCACTGATCGGTCGGAGTCACTATGAGATCTTTCCGGAGATTCCTGAACGCTGGAGGACTATTCATCGTCGATGTTTAGACGGGGCGGTCGAGTGTTGCGAGGAAGATCCCTTCGTGCGTGCCGACGGTCGCATCGACTGGATCCGGTGGGAGATCCATCCTTGGCGGACGGCGGAAGGGGAGGTCGGCGGCATCATCATGTTTACGGAAGTCATTACCGCCCGCAAACAGATGGAAGATGGTCTGCGGCGCGCCGGCTTTGCCATGGATCACGCAGTCGACGCGGTGTATTGGATCGATCGCCAGGCCAGGATTCTTTATGCGAACGACGCGGCCAGGGCGATGCTGGGCTATACCGCGGACGAATTGCTCGGGATGACGGTTCACGATCTGAATCCGGATGTTCCGCCGGAGGCGTGGCCTGAGTGGTGGGCGGAGACGAAAGAGAAAAAGGTCGTTTCATTGGAGGGCGTCCATCTGACGAAGGATGGACGACGGATTCCCATCGAGATCCGCGTCAGTTTCCTTGCCTACGACGGCAGGGAATTCCATTGCGCCTTTGTCCGTGACATCAGGGAACAGAGGCGATTGGACGGAGCGTTGCGCGCGAGTCAAGAGCGATTTGAATTGGCTGCTCGCGCCACCAACGACGGCATCTGGGATTGGAATATTCTGACGGGAGAACGGTATTGGTCCGACCGCCACCTTGAACTGTTCGGGCTTGAGCCACGCGCCGTCACGCCCACCTATGCGACCTGGATTGGGCTGGTGCATCCCGATGACGCCGATCGGGTGCACCAAGCCACGTGTCGCCATCTTGAGACGCGTGAACCGTACGATATCGAAGCGCGGGTGAGGATGAAGGACGGCTGTTATCGCTGGGTCCGGGATCGAGGCCAGGCGGTGTGGGACAGCGCCGGCCGACCGGTGCGCATGGTCGGATCCATCTCCGATGTGACCGAGCAAAGAAACGTTGAAGAGGCGATCCTAAAAGCCCATGCCGAGCTCGAACAGCGAGTGCATGAGCGGACGAGAGAGCTGGCCATGGCCAACCAACTTCTCCAGGATGAGATTCTTGTACGGAAACAGGTCGAAGACCGTCTCCAACGGACTCAGTATGCCGTCGACCATGCCTCCGACCAAATCTTCCTCATCGCCACGGATGGGCGGTTGCTCGATGTGAATGAAGCAGCCTGCCGCCGACTGGGCCACACGAAGCAGGAGTTGCTGGCCATGTCCATGACGGACCTCGATCCGGACTATTCACGCGAGTTGTGGGGCCGCTCGTGCGAGGAGTTTAAGCGGACCGGCCAACTTCGGCTGGAAACCAGGCACCGCAGCAAGTCCGGCGAGATCTACCCCGTGGAGGTAGTGGCGAACTGCCTCTCTCATGAAGGTCAGGAGCTCGATTACGCCGTCGTGCGCGACATCACTGAGCGTAAACAGGCCGAACAGGCGGTGCAGGAGAGTGAATTGCGGTACAAGCTGCTGACGGAGGCGACGTTCGACGGGATCGCTCTCCACGATCAGGGTATTTTGCTCGAAGTGAATACCGGCTTGGAGCGAATGTTCAGATATGGGCCGGGCGAACTCATCGGCCGGCCGATCTTGGATCTCGTCGGCGATGAGTCCCGCGAGCAGGTGATCGCCAATATGCGGAATGACGTGAGAGGGCCCTACGAAGCGATCGGTCTTCGCAAGGACGGCACCACCTTTCCCGGCGAGGTGGTGGTCAGGCCCTATCGCTATCGCGGCAAGGACGTCCGGCTGGTGGCGGGCCGTGACATCACCGAGCGAAAACACTTGGAAATGGAGCGGACTCGGTATACGGAAGAGCTGGAACGTCAGGTGGTCGAGCGGACCGCCGAAATCGCGAGGCTGGAATCGCAGCGGGTACAGACGGAGCGGCTGGCGGCGCTGGGCCGTTTGGCCGCCGGCGTCGCCCATGAAATCAACAACCCGATCGCCGGGATCAAGAACGCGTTTGAGCTGGTGAAGCAGGCGGTCGATCCCGCGCATGCGCAATACGAATTCGTCGGTCTGATCGATCGCGAAATCGCGCGGGTCTCGTCGATCGTGCAGAATATGTACCAGCTCTACCGGCGGGAGTCCGGCAAGGTGGAGGCCGTCGATCTTCGGACGATGATCGGGGATATCGAAGCTCTGTTTGCCAAGCAGTTGCAGCAGCGCCGACTCACGCTGGTCGTCGAGGCCGCGCCTACGTTCGACAGACTCGATGCGCCGAGGAGCGACCTCCTGCAAGTATTGATGAATCTGCTGAATAACGCCATCGATTGTTCCCGAGAGGGAGGGACGATCATGATGACCATCCGTGAAGAGGCCGGGGGCATCCGTATCGCGGTGGCCGATCAAGGGACAGGGATTTCCCCGGAGGTTCTATCGCATATCTTCGATCCGTTCTTCACGACGAAGACCGAGGGCGAGCAAAAGGGCATGGGACTGGGTCTTTCTATCTCTCAAAGTCTGGTGGCGGCGATGGGGGGGAGGATCGACGTCCAGACGCAGCTCGGGCAAGGATCGATTTTTTCGGTTCTGTTGCCGGGCCACGGAGTCATGGCCGGTCCGCCCGATCAGAGACACATCAACAAGGAGGTGATCACACATGGTTGCTGA
- a CDS encoding Uma2 family endonuclease — MSLPRSVRFNYDDFLLFTEDGKRHEIIDGDHFMTPSPNTKHQRISGTLFNALTNFLKARKSGEAFAAPLDVVLSHEDIVEPDLLFVSAARATIITEKNIQGPPDLVVEILSAGTRKTDEVVKRKLYERYGVCEYWIVDPELETVKIHRLTDQGYVRAAELAREANETLRTPLLPDFQIPLTELFE; from the coding sequence ATGTCGCTTCCACGCAGCGTGCGGTTCAACTATGACGATTTCCTGCTCTTTACCGAGGACGGAAAACGCCATGAGATCATCGACGGAGACCACTTCATGACCCCTTCGCCGAATACCAAACACCAACGAATCTCAGGCACCCTGTTCAACGCTCTCACGAACTTTCTCAAAGCCAGAAAGAGTGGAGAGGCCTTCGCAGCCCCTCTTGATGTCGTGCTCTCGCATGAGGATATCGTCGAGCCGGACTTGCTCTTCGTCTCCGCCGCCCGCGCAACCATCATCACGGAGAAAAACATACAAGGGCCGCCGGATCTTGTCGTGGAAATCCTCTCCGCCGGCACCCGTAAAACCGACGAGGTCGTCAAACGTAAACTCTATGAGCGCTATGGAGTGTGCGAGTACTGGATCGTGGATCCCGAATTGGAAACCGTCAAAATCCACCGGCTGACCGACCAAGGGTATGTCCGAGCCGCGGAACTTGCGCGGGAAGCGAACGAAACCCTGCGCACCCCGCTCCTGCCGGACTTCCAGATTCCACTCACAGAGCTGTTCGAATAG
- a CDS encoding methyl-accepting chemotaxis protein, with product MNKFDNLTTGKKLLVGFGGILAFFLVLGVFSIGGIRWVSDRTESIYKINLVPIKMLGDLRERTQRMSAYVSWHILAYDSATVTKQAEAIAKTDEEITELVKSYDHVIVSEAERKYVEQFTAGLSEYKEVRGKVLELSKNFSKDAAAELQKTQLAEKLEKIHDAVEGLIKENEQQAKDSFEVSQTVSWSATMAVIVFCLLAGAVGVFGSMKVTRFIVGGLNDVLKATQELQKGNLAHRSGLHTNEEIGQLALAFNQMAGALEQAAAKQAEALSAQAAEITGITTAISKSRAVIEFNLDGTVITANDNFLQCLGYGLDEIKGRHHRMFCDPVHVNSGEYADFWQKLGRGEYVAGVYPRLRKDGKEVWLQTSYNPILDANGRTYKVIEHATDITAQKLAALESEGLLKAVDRGQAAIEFNMDGTVRNANGLFLNLLGYGLNEVKGQHHRMFCDPVFTSSAEYTEFWKKLNNGEFHDGVYRRFGKGNKEVWIQATYNPIFDLKGKPYKVVKFATDITAQKTGAMEMERLVQEAQGVLGRLASNDLTQNMTETYVGDLEKIKVSINAVVHNLNKTIISVRDAVDAVSSGSEQITKGSEDLSQRTSEQASALEETSASMEEMTSTVKQNADNAKQANQLAIAARDTADKGGAVTKKAVEAMGEINQSSKKIADIITVIDEIAFQTNLLALNAAVEAARAGEHGRGFAVVAAEVRNLAQRSATAAKEIKGLINESIQRVTDGSELVHQSGKTLEEIVTSVKRVTDIIAEISAASQEQASGIDEVNKAIVSMDGTTQQNAALVEETTSAAQSMKEQARELMRQVEVFKISGTRDASRPTVSSSKFHVSSNRKNPHPETRNPKRETPGRATLRPAELSGVATGNGKDRRSSGDEFEEF from the coding sequence ATGAATAAATTCGACAATCTCACGACCGGGAAGAAGCTCCTCGTCGGCTTTGGCGGCATCCTTGCGTTTTTCTTAGTCCTGGGAGTGTTTTCTATCGGGGGCATCAGGTGGGTCAGTGATCGCACGGAAAGTATTTATAAGATCAACCTCGTCCCGATCAAAATGCTGGGCGACTTGCGGGAACGGACCCAACGGATGAGCGCCTATGTGTCGTGGCACATCTTGGCCTATGACTCGGCGACGGTCACGAAGCAAGCCGAGGCAATCGCCAAGACCGATGAGGAAATCACCGAACTCGTGAAGTCCTACGATCATGTGATCGTGTCGGAGGCGGAACGGAAATACGTCGAACAGTTCACGGCCGGCTTGTCCGAGTACAAAGAGGTTCGCGGCAAGGTGTTGGAGCTGAGCAAGAATTTCAGCAAGGATGCCGCGGCCGAGCTTCAGAAAACGCAGCTGGCGGAAAAGCTGGAGAAGATCCATGACGCCGTCGAAGGCCTCATCAAGGAGAATGAGCAGCAGGCGAAAGACAGTTTTGAAGTGAGTCAAACGGTCAGTTGGAGCGCGACGATGGCCGTCATCGTGTTCTGCCTCCTCGCCGGCGCGGTGGGCGTATTCGGAAGCATGAAGGTGACGCGGTTTATCGTCGGCGGTTTGAACGATGTGCTGAAGGCAACCCAAGAATTGCAGAAAGGGAATCTGGCTCACCGCTCCGGCCTGCACACCAACGAAGAAATCGGACAACTGGCGCTGGCCTTCAACCAGATGGCCGGCGCGCTGGAGCAAGCGGCGGCCAAACAGGCCGAAGCCCTGAGCGCTCAAGCGGCGGAGATCACGGGCATCACGACCGCCATCAGCAAGTCGCGAGCGGTCATTGAGTTCAACCTCGACGGTACCGTCATCACGGCCAACGACAATTTTCTCCAGTGTCTGGGCTACGGCCTCGACGAGATCAAGGGCCGACACCATCGCATGTTCTGTGATCCCGTCCATGTCAACAGCGGTGAATACGCCGACTTCTGGCAGAAACTGGGGCGCGGCGAGTATGTCGCCGGCGTCTACCCTCGCCTGCGGAAGGACGGGAAGGAAGTGTGGCTTCAGACGTCGTACAACCCGATATTGGATGCCAATGGGCGGACGTACAAGGTGATCGAGCACGCGACCGACATCACGGCGCAGAAGCTGGCCGCATTGGAATCGGAGGGCCTTCTCAAGGCGGTCGATCGTGGCCAGGCGGCGATCGAGTTCAATATGGACGGGACCGTGCGGAACGCAAACGGGCTCTTCTTGAACCTGCTGGGCTATGGGCTCAACGAGGTCAAGGGACAGCACCACCGGATGTTCTGCGACCCGGTGTTTACGAGCTCGGCGGAGTACACCGAATTCTGGAAAAAGTTGAACAACGGGGAATTTCATGACGGGGTGTATAGACGTTTCGGCAAGGGCAACAAGGAGGTGTGGATTCAGGCTACGTACAATCCAATCTTCGATTTGAAGGGCAAGCCATACAAGGTCGTAAAGTTTGCGACGGATATCACCGCGCAGAAAACAGGCGCGATGGAGATGGAACGGCTTGTACAGGAAGCCCAGGGGGTCCTGGGGCGCCTCGCCTCCAACGACTTGACCCAAAACATGACCGAGACCTATGTCGGAGACCTTGAAAAAATCAAGGTCAGCATCAACGCGGTGGTGCACAACTTGAACAAAACGATCATCTCGGTGCGGGACGCGGTCGACGCGGTCTCCTCCGGATCGGAGCAGATCACCAAGGGCAGCGAGGACTTGTCTCAGCGGACGAGCGAACAGGCCTCCGCGCTGGAAGAGACCTCCGCGTCGATGGAAGAGATGACGAGCACCGTGAAGCAGAACGCCGATAACGCCAAGCAAGCCAACCAGTTGGCTATCGCGGCGCGGGACACCGCCGACAAGGGCGGGGCGGTGACCAAGAAAGCCGTCGAGGCGATGGGAGAGATCAATCAGAGCAGCAAGAAGATCGCGGACATCATTACCGTAATCGATGAGATCGCCTTCCAAACGAACTTGTTGGCGCTCAATGCGGCCGTGGAAGCGGCGCGGGCGGGGGAGCACGGGCGGGGATTCGCCGTGGTGGCGGCGGAAGTGCGGAACCTGGCGCAGCGGTCGGCGACCGCCGCCAAAGAGATCAAGGGCTTGATCAACGAGTCGATCCAACGGGTCACCGACGGCAGCGAGCTGGTGCATCAATCCGGCAAGACGTTGGAGGAGATCGTCACTTCGGTCAAACGCGTCACGGACATCATTGCCGAGATCAGCGCGGCCTCGCAGGAGCAAGCGAGCGGGATCGATGAGGTGAACAAGGCGATCGTCTCGATGGACGGGACCACGCAGCAGAATGCGGCGCTGGTGGAAGAGACCACCTCGGCGGCGCAGTCGATGAAGGAGCAGGCCAGGGAACTCATGCGGCAGGTGGAAGTGTTCAAGATCTCCGGGACGCGTGACGCGTCGAGGCCCACAGTTTCGAGTTCAAAGTTTCATGTTTCAAGTAACCGGAAGAATCCTCACCCTGAAACTCGAAACCCGAAACGTGAAACTCCAGGCCGAGCGACGCTCCGGCCGGCGGAGTTGAGCGGCGTGGCAACCGGCAACGGGAAGGATCGCCGCAGTTCAGGCGATGAATTCGAGGAATTTTAG
- a CDS encoding chemotaxis protein CheW, with product MAAAALESTRKDPQQQIGLAADENQFLTFQLGSELYGVDILRVQEIKGYTAVTKIPNTPPHIKGVLNLRGTIVPIVELRTKFGMPTIDYTMFTVIVVVVVKEKIMGLVVDSVSDVLNIDKKDIQTPPQFGAKVDVSFLNGIGKSGDKLVALLDMDRLLSDGEITEEAVAQAT from the coding sequence ATGGCCGCAGCAGCGTTGGAATCCACGAGAAAAGACCCGCAGCAGCAGATCGGGTTGGCCGCGGACGAAAACCAGTTTTTGACGTTCCAGCTCGGCAGCGAGCTGTACGGCGTCGACATCCTCCGCGTGCAAGAAATCAAGGGGTACACCGCCGTCACGAAAATTCCCAATACCCCGCCGCATATTAAGGGAGTTCTGAATCTCAGAGGGACCATCGTGCCGATCGTCGAACTCCGGACAAAGTTCGGCATGCCGACGATCGATTACACGATGTTTACGGTGATCGTCGTGGTGGTCGTAAAGGAAAAAATCATGGGGCTGGTCGTGGATTCCGTCTCGGATGTGTTGAATATCGATAAAAAGGACATCCAAACCCCGCCGCAGTTCGGAGCCAAGGTGGATGTGAGTTTCTTGAACGGGATCGGGAAATCCGGGGATAAGCTCGTGGCGCTTCTGGACATGGATCGGTTGTTGTCCGATGGGGAGATCACGGAAGAGGCTGTGGCGCAGGCGACATAG